The following proteins are encoded in a genomic region of Haloarcula marina:
- a CDS encoding D-2-hydroxyacid dehydrogenase, which yields MGTIVVRRQNIHGMRTDEYAAALRDRLPAYEVTLARTPADVRAAVGDAEVLTGSSVSTDLLDGADALRLFASTYAGYDHLPLEELAARGVAVTTASGVHAPNVAEHVLGAWLSFARGFFTARRRQADRVWQSFQATDFAGSRVCVVGMGAIGSALVDRLDGFDVETVAVRHSPEKGGAADAVYGYDEIHEAVVDARYVALACPLTETTRGLVDAELLETMHPESVLVNVARGPVIDTDALVHALQRSHVGAAALDVTDPEPLPNDHPLWDFENVLLTPHNAGHTPSYFERLADIVAENVRRAEETGSWDGLTNQVDV from the coding sequence ATGGGCACTATCGTCGTCAGACGACAGAACATCCACGGGATGCGCACAGACGAGTACGCGGCCGCGTTGCGCGACCGACTACCCGCCTACGAGGTGACGCTCGCGAGGACGCCCGCCGACGTGCGTGCGGCGGTCGGTGACGCCGAGGTGTTGACCGGCAGTTCCGTCTCGACTGACCTGCTCGACGGGGCGGACGCCCTCCGCCTGTTCGCCAGCACGTACGCCGGGTACGACCACCTCCCGCTGGAGGAACTGGCGGCCCGCGGCGTCGCGGTGACGACGGCGTCGGGCGTCCACGCCCCGAACGTCGCCGAACACGTCCTCGGCGCGTGGCTCTCGTTCGCGCGCGGGTTCTTCACCGCGCGCCGCCGACAGGCCGACCGCGTGTGGCAGTCCTTCCAGGCCACCGATTTCGCGGGCAGTCGCGTCTGCGTCGTCGGGATGGGTGCCATCGGGTCGGCGCTCGTAGACCGACTCGACGGGTTCGACGTGGAGACGGTCGCAGTCCGCCACTCGCCGGAGAAGGGTGGGGCCGCCGACGCGGTGTACGGCTACGACGAGATACACGAGGCCGTCGTGGACGCGCGCTACGTGGCGCTCGCGTGCCCGCTCACGGAGACGACGCGGGGACTCGTCGACGCGGAACTGTTGGAGACGATGCATCCCGAGAGCGTCCTCGTGAACGTCGCTCGCGGCCCCGTGATAGACACCGACGCCCTCGTCCACGCACTCCAGCGGAGTCACGTCGGGGCGGCCGCGCTGGACGTGACCGACCCGGAACCGCTCCCGAACGACCACCCGCTGTGGGACTTCGAGAACGTCCTCCTGACGCCGCACAACGCCGGGCACACGCCGAGTTACTTCGAACGACTGGCGGACATCGTCGCCGAGAACGTCCGACGGGCCGAGGAGACGGGGTCGTGGGACGGTCTCACGAACCAGGTCGACGTGTAA
- the asd gene encoding aspartate-semialdehyde dehydrogenase has translation MSLRVGVLGATGAVGQRLIQLLAPHPDFEIAALTASESSAGKSYREAAKWRIDAPIPDDVAEITVGATTPDDVPDDVDLIFSSLPSSVGAEVEPEFCEDGYVVSSNSSNGRMDEDVPLIIPEVNADHVDLIEVQRDERGWDGALLKNPNCSTITMVPPLGALDEAFDLTNVHVSTLQAVSGAGYDGVTSMEIIDNAIPHIGGEEQKMESESRKLLGTFDGAEVSLHGMDVAASCNRIATLDGHLENVWADAEEDITVEGAEDAMEAATGVDLPSSPERLITVFEEPDRPQPRLDRNIEDGMGVAVGGFRETTAGVQFNCLAHNTMRGAAGASVLNGELLAQRGYI, from the coding sequence ATGTCTCTACGCGTAGGCGTTCTCGGGGCCACCGGGGCCGTCGGACAGCGACTCATCCAGTTGCTCGCCCCGCATCCCGACTTCGAAATCGCCGCACTGACCGCAAGCGAATCCAGCGCCGGAAAGTCGTACCGAGAAGCCGCGAAGTGGCGCATCGACGCGCCGATTCCGGACGACGTGGCCGAGATAACCGTCGGCGCGACCACTCCCGACGACGTGCCGGACGACGTCGACCTCATCTTCTCCTCGCTCCCCTCTAGCGTCGGCGCGGAGGTCGAACCGGAGTTCTGTGAGGACGGCTACGTCGTCTCCTCGAACTCCTCGAACGGCCGGATGGACGAGGACGTGCCGCTCATCATCCCCGAGGTCAACGCCGACCACGTCGACCTCATCGAGGTCCAGCGGGACGAGCGCGGGTGGGACGGCGCGCTGCTGAAGAACCCCAACTGCTCGACCATCACGATGGTCCCGCCGCTCGGGGCGCTCGACGAGGCGTTCGACCTGACGAACGTCCACGTCTCCACCCTGCAGGCCGTCTCCGGCGCGGGCTACGACGGCGTCACGTCGATGGAGATTATCGACAACGCCATCCCGCACATCGGCGGCGAGGAGCAGAAGATGGAGAGCGAGTCCCGCAAACTGCTCGGCACGTTCGACGGCGCGGAAGTCTCGCTGCACGGGATGGACGTGGCCGCCTCCTGTAACCGCATCGCCACGCTCGACGGCCACCTCGAAAACGTCTGGGCCGACGCCGAGGAAGACATCACCGTCGAGGGCGCGGAGGACGCGATGGAAGCGGCCACCGGCGTCGACCTGCCGTCCTCGCCCGAGCGTCTCATCACGGTGTTCGAGGAACCGGACCGGCCACAGCCACGACTCGACCGGAACATCGAGGACGGCATGGGCGTCGCCGTCGGCGGGTTCCGCGAGACGACCGCGGGCGTCCAGTTCAACTGCCTCGCCCACAACACGATGCGCGGCGCGGCCGGTGCGAGCGTCCTGAACGGTGAACTGCTCGCTCAGCGCGGCTACATCTGA
- a CDS encoding right-handed parallel beta-helix repeat-containing protein — MPSSDEGERERPTRRKLLATIGVGTVSTGLAGCTGLLSEPESDGDGGEATDAPTATDSAAETATEAQTEAQDTQAQVSGPTAGLEPCLRPASAATCGSPVSVGGDIAADTVWGAECDEYVVADSVSVTGGATLTVEPGTRVVFAQNTALHVEEDSALSAVGTCGDPIVFTGEQQTRGYWDGIQLIEADQTPSELAYCVVEYGGGDRFTWAPAAGNVAVVDGARTSITNSVVRESAGYGVVLDSNVIVDGFSENVLTANESGAAFASARAAGGLSDTSSYTGNDEDVVVLYGGTITEGQEPTWDGIDVPYRVLAGDDVTVRGHLTVAPGATIEFGQDCAMTMDDSGPGRLTAVGIDPDTEESRPITFTGEQKTRGYWQGIQFYESDRTENQLRNCVVEYAGSERFTWANAAANVVAIDGSRVRIDDTVIRESAAYGVQIDGESEADSFTRNTLTRNGSGAAYVHPRSAAALSDTGTYAGNDVDTVAVYGGTITENQRLTWGAIDVPYTVRSGDAVTVRGHLTVAPGTTVEFGQDSSLTMDDSGPGRLTAVGIDPDTEESRPITFTGEQKTPGYWKGIQFYESNRTENRLRNCVVEYGGGDRFTWAQEPANVVVIDGSRLALVGSTIRHSAGYAVDVDGESTLTASNNTYTNNASGGVSN, encoded by the coding sequence ATGCCATCGAGCGACGAAGGCGAGCGAGAGCGGCCGACGCGCCGCAAACTCCTCGCGACAATCGGGGTGGGGACGGTTTCGACCGGCCTCGCGGGATGTACCGGCCTGTTGAGCGAACCGGAATCGGACGGCGACGGCGGCGAGGCGACCGACGCGCCGACCGCGACCGATTCGGCCGCGGAGACGGCGACCGAGGCACAGACCGAGGCACAAGACACGCAGGCGCAGGTGTCGGGACCGACCGCCGGTCTCGAACCGTGTCTCCGGCCCGCCAGCGCCGCTACCTGCGGCAGTCCGGTGAGCGTCGGTGGCGACATCGCTGCGGACACCGTCTGGGGTGCAGAGTGCGACGAGTACGTCGTCGCCGACAGCGTCAGCGTCACCGGCGGCGCGACGCTGACCGTCGAACCCGGGACCCGCGTCGTCTTCGCGCAGAACACCGCGCTCCACGTCGAGGAAGACAGCGCGCTCTCGGCCGTCGGGACCTGTGGGGACCCTATCGTGTTCACGGGCGAACAGCAGACGCGAGGCTACTGGGACGGCATCCAACTCATCGAGGCGGACCAGACGCCCAGCGAACTGGCCTACTGCGTGGTCGAGTACGGCGGCGGCGACCGCTTCACGTGGGCACCGGCCGCCGGGAACGTCGCCGTCGTCGACGGCGCGCGGACCTCGATTACGAACAGCGTCGTCCGCGAGTCGGCGGGGTACGGCGTCGTCCTCGACAGCAACGTCATCGTCGACGGGTTCTCGGAGAACGTCCTCACGGCCAACGAGAGCGGCGCGGCCTTCGCCTCGGCCCGGGCCGCGGGCGGCCTCTCGGACACCAGCAGTTACACCGGCAACGACGAAGACGTGGTCGTGCTGTACGGCGGGACAATCACCGAAGGCCAGGAACCCACGTGGGACGGTATCGACGTTCCCTACCGCGTCCTCGCGGGCGACGACGTGACCGTCAGGGGCCACCTCACCGTCGCGCCGGGCGCGACAATCGAGTTCGGGCAGGACTGCGCGATGACGATGGACGACAGCGGCCCCGGCCGACTCACCGCCGTCGGCATCGACCCCGACACCGAGGAGTCGCGCCCCATCACGTTCACGGGCGAACAGAAGACCCGCGGCTACTGGCAGGGCATCCAGTTCTACGAGAGCGACCGCACCGAGAACCAACTGCGCAACTGCGTCGTCGAGTACGCCGGGAGCGAGCGGTTCACGTGGGCGAACGCGGCGGCGAACGTCGTCGCCATCGACGGGTCTCGCGTCCGTATCGACGACACGGTCATCCGCGAGTCCGCCGCCTACGGCGTCCAGATAGACGGCGAGTCCGAGGCCGATAGCTTCACCCGGAACACGCTGACGCGGAACGGAAGCGGTGCGGCGTACGTCCACCCGCGGAGCGCGGCCGCACTCAGCGACACTGGCACCTACGCCGGAAACGACGTGGACACGGTTGCCGTCTATGGCGGCACCATCACCGAGAACCAGCGACTGACGTGGGGCGCCATCGACGTGCCCTACACCGTTCGGAGCGGCGACGCCGTGACCGTCAGGGGCCACCTCACCGTCGCGCCCGGCACCACCGTCGAGTTCGGACAGGACTCGTCCCTGACGATGGACGACAGCGGCCCCGGCCGACTCACCGCCGTCGGCATCGACCCCGACACCGAGGAGTCGCGCCCCATCACGTTCACGGGCGAGCAGAAGACGCCCGGTTACTGGAAGGGCATCCAGTTCTACGAGTCCAACCGCACCGAGAACCGACTGCGAAACTGCGTCGTCGAGTACGGCGGCGGCGACCGCTTCACGTGGGCGCAGGAACCCGCCAACGTCGTCGTCATCGATGGGTCCCGACTCGCGCTGGTGGGCAGTACGATTCGGCACAGCGCCGGATACGCCGTCGACGTGGACGGCGAGTCGACGCTGACGGCGTCGAACAACACGTACACGAACAACGCCTCCGGCGGCGTCTCGAACTGA
- a CDS encoding DUF4013 domain-containing protein, with product MLRDAIYYPQRGPGWLWTLVTGSLLVLVGTVTFVPLIPVQGYLLRVLRSTAEERPNPPKFTDWGDLFVDGARSIAVQVAYLFVPVLLVLFGVVAPAVAPPAVGTALLVLGGFALVAVLYFLPGALTRLATTDSLAAAFDIRAVAAAARRPIYVVAVVEAYVALFVVAGLGGVLVLILIGSVFAFYGQVVGYHLFARGYAGATGDGQDPYGSVGTAAE from the coding sequence ATGCTGCGAGACGCCATCTACTACCCACAGCGCGGGCCGGGGTGGCTCTGGACGCTCGTGACCGGGAGTCTCCTCGTACTGGTTGGGACGGTGACGTTCGTCCCGCTGATTCCGGTGCAGGGGTATCTCCTCCGGGTGCTTCGGTCGACCGCCGAGGAACGGCCGAACCCGCCGAAGTTCACCGACTGGGGGGACCTGTTCGTCGACGGCGCGCGCTCTATCGCCGTCCAAGTGGCGTACCTGTTCGTCCCGGTTCTCCTCGTGCTGTTCGGCGTCGTCGCTCCGGCCGTCGCACCGCCCGCCGTCGGGACCGCGCTGTTGGTGCTCGGCGGGTTCGCGCTGGTCGCCGTCCTGTATTTCTTGCCGGGGGCGCTGACTCGGCTGGCGACGACCGATTCGCTCGCCGCGGCGTTCGACATCCGGGCCGTCGCCGCCGCCGCGCGCCGACCAATCTACGTCGTCGCCGTCGTGGAGGCGTACGTCGCGCTGTTCGTCGTCGCGGGACTCGGCGGCGTCTTGGTCCTCATCCTCATCGGGTCCGTGTTCGCCTTCTACGGACAGGTCGTCGGATACCACCTGTTCGCACGTGGATATGCGGGGGCGACGGGCGACGGACAGGACCCCTACGGGTCGGTGGGGACGGCGGCCGAGTGA
- a CDS encoding tyrosine--tRNA ligase: MDTAARLDLVSRHTQEVVTDEELEALFDDGTPSAYIGYAPTGEMHIGHFTTMRKLADFLRADVDVTVLIADLHAHLDDNKSPFDLLDARSEYYRVAIEGMIEAAGADPEDVEFVRGTDFQLDEEYTLEMYRMAAETTIARTQRAASEVVRESESPNLGGLIYPLMQSLDVKALDADIAYGGVDQRGIYMLSREILPDHGGHSPVCIFAPLLSGLSGGKMSASDEASKVNLTDSPAEVEEKIGQAYCPAGDVEDNGVLEYLDYLVFPILELDDEPFVVERPDEYGGDLTYESYEAVEEDFVSGELHPADLKPAAASAISDVIDPVRERLTDRPELLAEAYPESYGAE, encoded by the coding sequence ATGGATACCGCCGCGCGACTCGACCTCGTGAGCAGACACACACAGGAGGTCGTCACGGACGAGGAGTTGGAAGCCCTGTTCGACGACGGGACGCCGTCGGCGTACATCGGCTACGCGCCGACCGGCGAGATGCACATCGGCCACTTCACGACGATGCGGAAACTGGCCGACTTCCTGCGCGCCGACGTGGACGTGACCGTCCTCATCGCGGACCTGCACGCCCACCTGGACGACAACAAGAGCCCCTTCGACCTGCTGGACGCCCGCTCGGAGTACTACCGGGTCGCCATCGAGGGGATGATTGAAGCCGCCGGGGCGGACCCCGAGGACGTGGAGTTCGTCCGCGGGACCGACTTCCAACTGGACGAGGAGTACACCCTGGAGATGTACCGGATGGCCGCGGAGACGACCATCGCCCGCACCCAGCGCGCGGCCAGCGAAGTCGTCCGCGAGTCCGAGAGCCCGAACCTCGGCGGCCTCATCTACCCGCTGATGCAGAGCCTCGACGTGAAGGCCTTAGACGCCGACATCGCCTACGGCGGCGTCGACCAGCGCGGCATCTACATGCTCTCGCGAGAGATTCTGCCCGACCACGGCGGCCACTCGCCGGTCTGTATCTTCGCGCCGCTCCTCTCGGGCCTCTCCGGCGGGAAGATGAGCGCCTCCGACGAGGCGTCGAAGGTGAACCTCACCGACTCGCCTGCGGAAGTCGAGGAGAAAATCGGACAGGCGTACTGTCCCGCGGGCGACGTCGAGGACAACGGCGTGCTGGAGTACCTCGACTACCTCGTGTTCCCGATTCTGGAACTGGACGACGAACCCTTCGTCGTCGAGCGACCCGACGAGTACGGCGGGGACCTGACCTACGAGTCCTACGAGGCCGTCGAAGAAGACTTCGTCAGCGGTGAACTCCACCCCGCCGACCTCAAACCCGCGGCCGCATCGGCCATCTCCGACGTCATCGACCCGGTCCGCGAGCGGTTGACCGACCGACCGGAACTGCTGGCCGAGGCGTACCCCGAATCGTACGGCGCGGAGTAA
- a CDS encoding ammonium transporter, translating to MVSVEALATGVNLLWVLIASFLIFFMKAGFAMLEAGQVRAKNVSNQLTQSLLTLCVGLLVFFVVGEGVARGVGLATGADIPTLFGYIGGDLTTSVNWLMGGMFAIAAANIVSGGVAGRCRPRMYVIYTAFITAIIYPIAVGLTWKGGLLAQLGFAEFAGGMVIHGMGGLSGLTAAYVLGPRLGRYNEDGSANVIPGHSVTLAVLGTLILAFGWYGFNVGTAATVFSPNGGDIALGSFAAAGRVAVATSLGMVAGGLAAGVVAWQKTGKVDTLYLANGMLAGLVGVTGAANVLTWVGALFLGALAGAQLPLVFDFVENRLGIDDVCAVFPVHGSAGILGIVLYPLPYVSTVGFDPGQIAVQLLGVVVIGTISVVGTYALFTATTALGWARVDADSEREGLDIAEHGVETYPEFASPDALTDSAVRADGGRAADIELVMAMIRPEKLAAVKEALTDVGAPSVTVTNVSGRGSQPAKKGQWRGEEYVVDLHQKVKVECVVADVPAQEVAEAVREAAHTGEKGDGKVFVVPVSEALQVRTGTRGTEAV from the coding sequence ATGGTGAGTGTCGAAGCGTTAGCGACTGGCGTTAACCTATTGTGGGTGCTTATCGCCTCGTTCCTTATTTTCTTCATGAAAGCCGGGTTCGCGATGCTGGAGGCCGGGCAGGTCCGGGCGAAGAACGTCTCGAACCAGTTGACGCAGAGCCTCCTGACTCTCTGTGTCGGCCTGCTGGTGTTCTTCGTCGTCGGCGAGGGCGTCGCCCGAGGCGTCGGACTGGCGACGGGGGCCGACATCCCGACGCTGTTCGGCTACATCGGCGGCGACCTGACCACCTCGGTCAACTGGCTCATGGGCGGGATGTTCGCCATCGCCGCGGCGAACATCGTCTCCGGCGGCGTCGCCGGGCGCTGTCGCCCCCGGATGTACGTCATCTACACGGCGTTCATCACCGCAATCATCTACCCCATCGCGGTGGGGCTGACCTGGAAGGGCGGTTTGCTCGCGCAACTCGGCTTCGCCGAGTTCGCGGGCGGGATGGTCATCCACGGGATGGGCGGCCTCTCCGGCCTCACCGCCGCATACGTGCTGGGACCGCGACTGGGCCGCTACAACGAGGACGGGAGCGCGAACGTCATCCCCGGGCACTCCGTCACGCTCGCGGTGCTGGGGACGCTCATCCTCGCCTTCGGTTGGTACGGCTTCAACGTCGGAACCGCGGCCACGGTGTTCTCGCCGAACGGCGGCGACATCGCGCTGGGGTCGTTCGCCGCCGCCGGACGCGTCGCCGTCGCCACCTCGCTCGGCATGGTCGCTGGCGGCCTCGCGGCGGGCGTCGTCGCGTGGCAGAAGACCGGCAAAGTCGACACGCTGTATCTCGCGAACGGGATGCTCGCGGGCCTCGTCGGCGTCACCGGCGCGGCGAACGTGCTGACGTGGGTGGGCGCGCTGTTCCTCGGCGCACTCGCTGGCGCGCAACTGCCCCTCGTCTTCGACTTCGTCGAGAATCGACTCGGTATCGACGACGTGTGCGCGGTGTTCCCCGTCCACGGGTCGGCGGGCATCCTCGGTATCGTCCTCTACCCGCTCCCGTACGTCTCCACCGTGGGCTTCGACCCCGGACAGATAGCGGTCCAACTGCTCGGCGTCGTCGTCATCGGCACCATCAGCGTCGTCGGCACGTACGCGCTGTTCACCGCCACGACGGCGCTCGGATGGGCGCGCGTCGACGCCGACAGCGAACGTGAGGGTCTGGATATCGCCGAACACGGCGTCGAGACGTACCCCGAATTCGCCAGCCCCGATGCGCTGACCGATTCGGCCGTCCGCGCCGACGGCGGCCGCGCGGCGGACATCGAACTCGTGATGGCGATGATTCGCCCGGAGAAACTCGCCGCCGTGAAGGAGGCCCTGACCGACGTGGGCGCGCCCTCCGTGACCGTGACGAACGTCTCCGGCCGCGGCTCTCAGCCAGCGAAGAAGGGACAGTGGCGCGGCGAGGAGTACGTCGTCGACCTCCATCAGAAGGTGAAAGTCGAGTGCGTCGTCGCGGACGTTCCGGCACAGGAAGTCGCCGAAGCCGTCCGCGAGGCCGCTCATACCGGCGAGAAAGGTGACGGTAAAGTGTTCGTCGTGCCCGTTTCCGAAGCCCTCCAAGTCCGGACCGGAACCCGCGGCACCGAAGCCGTCTGA
- a CDS encoding class I SAM-dependent methyltransferase, which produces MDDRSRASVRRTYERIGDHFSKTREYAWPEVESFVADAESGGTALDVGCGNGRHAALLADAADRVVGLDASRALLREAVARVGDRVSLLQGDAASLPLRDDCVDLAVYVATLHHLPTATDRRASLDELARVLAPDGTALVSAWSTAHDRFDAPEDAETGFDTTVDWTLPGGETVPRFYHIYAPAEFERAVADSGLALRSLRISSGNCYAVVGVEGKGP; this is translated from the coding sequence ATGGACGACCGCTCCCGGGCCAGCGTTCGCCGGACGTACGAGCGCATCGGCGACCACTTCTCGAAGACCCGCGAGTACGCGTGGCCGGAGGTGGAGTCGTTCGTCGCCGACGCCGAGAGCGGCGGGACGGCGCTCGACGTAGGGTGTGGTAACGGCAGGCACGCCGCGCTCTTGGCCGACGCCGCCGACCGTGTCGTCGGCCTCGACGCCAGCAGAGCGCTCCTCCGCGAGGCAGTCGCGCGCGTCGGTGACCGCGTCTCGCTCCTCCAGGGCGACGCTGCCTCGCTCCCGCTCCGCGACGACTGCGTTGACCTCGCGGTGTACGTCGCCACGCTCCATCACCTCCCGACGGCCACCGACCGTCGGGCCAGCCTGGACGAACTCGCCCGCGTCCTCGCGCCCGACGGCACGGCCCTCGTCAGCGCGTGGAGCACCGCCCACGACCGATTCGACGCACCGGAAGACGCGGAGACGGGGTTCGACACGACCGTCGACTGGACGCTCCCCGGCGGCGAGACGGTCCCTCGTTTCTACCACATCTACGCACCCGCGGAGTTCGAACGCGCCGTCGCGGACAGCGGCCTCGCCCTGCGGTCGCTGCGCATCTCCAGCGGCAACTGCTACGCCGTCGTCGGCGTCGAAGGGAAAGGCCCTTAA
- a CDS encoding HD domain-containing protein has translation MSETDEETVGRIYDPDAPHAFPDGRVNAVLESIAADETVQAYLEAQNVNPVTRKRYNDHGKKHISIVRNRALCLYDLLKQSGVEFNGALDHGLDEADEAVIVALAATLHDIGHVVHRDDHPYYSIPLAADLLDDLLEPFYDVTERVQMKGEILHAIICHHTEEMPLTLEAGVVRVADALDMERGRSRIPYEHGGRGINTVSSQAIETVTLSRGEEYPVLVEIEMNNAAGVYQVDNLLKAKLNDSGLEEYVRIVALNTREDGNQIVERIEL, from the coding sequence ATGAGTGAGACAGACGAGGAGACGGTCGGCCGAATCTACGACCCCGACGCCCCCCACGCGTTCCCCGACGGCCGAGTCAACGCCGTCCTCGAATCCATCGCCGCCGACGAGACGGTGCAGGCGTACCTCGAAGCCCAGAACGTCAATCCGGTCACCCGAAAGCGGTACAACGACCACGGCAAGAAGCACATCAGCATCGTCCGGAACCGGGCGCTGTGCCTGTACGACCTACTGAAACAGAGCGGCGTCGAGTTCAACGGCGCGCTGGACCACGGACTGGACGAGGCCGACGAGGCGGTCATCGTGGCCCTCGCGGCGACGCTGCACGACATCGGCCACGTCGTCCACCGCGACGACCATCCCTACTACTCGATTCCGCTGGCCGCGGACCTCCTCGACGACCTGTTGGAACCGTTCTACGACGTGACCGAACGAGTCCAGATGAAGGGGGAAATCCTCCACGCCATCATCTGCCACCATACCGAGGAGATGCCGCTGACACTCGAAGCGGGCGTCGTCAGGGTCGCCGACGCGCTCGACATGGAACGCGGCCGTTCGCGCATCCCCTACGAACACGGCGGGCGCGGTATCAACACCGTCTCCAGTCAGGCCATCGAGACGGTTACGCTCAGCCGCGGCGAGGAGTACCCCGTCTTGGTCGAGATAGAGATGAACAACGCCGCGGGCGTCTATCAGGTCGACAACCTGCTGAAGGCGAAACTGAACGATTCGGGCCTCGAAGAGTACGTCCGCATCGTCGCGCTCAACACCCGGGAGGACGGCAACCAAATCGTCGAACGTATCGAACTCTAA
- a CDS encoding redoxin domain-containing protein yields MVSVGDDAPDFTAPLANGDVDELTLSDELGDGPVVLAFFPGAFTSVCSHEMEAFDERLDALRDLDATVYGVSIDTPFAQNAFRDELGLDFSLVSDNDRDIVEAYDASMDFEALGVHDLAKRAVFVVDEDGVVTYAWVSDDPGVEPDYEEVVAAVESA; encoded by the coding sequence ATGGTATCTGTCGGAGACGACGCGCCCGATTTCACCGCGCCGCTGGCGAACGGTGACGTGGACGAACTCACCCTCTCGGACGAACTCGGCGACGGGCCAGTCGTGCTGGCCTTCTTCCCCGGTGCGTTCACCAGCGTGTGCAGTCACGAGATGGAAGCGTTCGACGAGAGACTCGACGCACTGCGCGACCTCGACGCGACGGTTTACGGCGTCAGCATCGACACGCCGTTCGCGCAGAACGCGTTCCGCGACGAACTCGGACTGGACTTCTCGCTCGTCAGCGACAACGACCGGGACATCGTCGAGGCGTACGACGCGTCGATGGACTTCGAGGCGTTGGGCGTCCACGACCTCGCGAAGCGCGCCGTCTTCGTCGTCGACGAGGACGGCGTCGTCACGTACGCGTGGGTGTCAGACGACCCGGGCGTCGAACCCGACTACGAGGAAGTGGTCGCCGCCGTCGAATCGGCCTGA